Proteins encoded together in one Thermomonospora curvata DSM 43183 window:
- a CDS encoding CHAP domain-containing protein produces the protein MAGKHHITRLTRTLQSRKSTVASALVAGAVATTALGVAAQAPAQAAVGAAAPITTLAESGKAAKSLAGGTGTVSSAHAAVYKAPAKKHGGKKAVTAGEVIEVAESQLGLTEDAKGESKFGKWYASTPHAKRTLQRDGGGSDPKVYKSAPWCAMFVTWVGEQVGTDELGADAYTVTHAKSFKDKGRWGTKPKPGAVVFFDWAGGKSIGGIDHVGLVAEVLDNGKIKTVEGNISNAVVSKVRTPDTIVGYGYPDYAAE, from the coding sequence GTGGCAGGCAAGCACCACATCACCCGCCTCACCCGCACCCTCCAGTCCCGCAAGAGCACCGTCGCCAGCGCCCTGGTCGCCGGTGCGGTGGCCACCACCGCGCTGGGCGTGGCCGCCCAGGCGCCGGCGCAGGCCGCCGTGGGCGCCGCCGCCCCGATCACCACCCTCGCCGAGAGCGGCAAGGCGGCCAAGTCGCTGGCCGGCGGGACCGGCACGGTGAGCAGCGCGCACGCCGCGGTGTACAAGGCCCCCGCCAAAAAGCACGGCGGCAAGAAGGCCGTGACCGCCGGCGAGGTGATCGAGGTGGCCGAGTCCCAGCTGGGCCTCACCGAGGACGCCAAGGGCGAGAGCAAGTTCGGCAAGTGGTACGCCTCCACCCCGCACGCCAAGCGGACCCTCCAGCGCGACGGCGGCGGCAGCGACCCCAAGGTCTACAAGTCCGCCCCCTGGTGCGCGATGTTCGTGACCTGGGTCGGTGAGCAGGTCGGCACCGATGAGCTGGGCGCGGACGCCTACACCGTCACCCACGCCAAGTCCTTCAAGGACAAGGGCCGCTGGGGCACCAAGCCCAAGCCCGGCGCGGTGGTGTTCTTCGACTGGGCCGGCGGCAAGAGCATCGGCGGCATCGACCACGTGGGCCTGGTCGCCGAGGTGCTCGACAACGGCAAGATCAAGACCGTGGAGGGCAACATCTCCAACGCCGTCGTCTCCAAGGTCCGCACCCCCGACACCATCGTCGGCTACGGGTACCCCGACTACGCCGCCGAGTGA
- a CDS encoding peptidase MA family metallohydrolase, with product MDGGPETSANGTGRRTVRRPVLVVSALVAVLLLAAGGLWAVLRDGGSPAPAADATAAPAPPRPDAQAVRQILDGRARAVRDGDRIAFLATVTAAPAPFRNAQATVFDNLTRLPLSGWREELASPVPVAAGRDGAVLEVTLRYRLKGHDRREVTRTRYLTFARRGGAWRLVGDGTAHGLRDEADIWDSGPLDVVRGEHSLVIGSSPLLREIADRLDAAVPVVTEVLGERWARRAVALVPADDVQAAALVPDGDPLGDAGSIAALAVSGDSGEDRIVIAPGTFSRLNALGRKVVLTHELTHIATGGARDGRTPLWLIEGLADYVGYRDTKVPVRSAARELRAEVTAGHLPRRLPGPAEFADAARLPQAYAEAWLACRMIADRYGEDALVRLYRAAGERSQDAALRSVLGLDTAGLTAMWRDYLHRELR from the coding sequence ATGGACGGCGGACCCGAGACATCGGCGAACGGCACCGGCCGGCGCACAGTGCGCCGGCCGGTGCTCGTCGTCTCGGCGCTGGTGGCCGTTCTCCTCCTGGCGGCGGGCGGCCTGTGGGCCGTCCTGCGGGACGGCGGCTCCCCCGCCCCGGCGGCCGATGCCACCGCCGCTCCCGCACCACCGCGGCCGGACGCGCAAGCCGTCCGGCAGATCCTGGACGGCCGCGCCCGCGCCGTGCGGGACGGCGACCGGATCGCCTTCCTGGCCACCGTCACGGCCGCCCCCGCACCCTTCCGGAACGCGCAGGCGACCGTGTTCGACAACCTCACCCGGCTGCCGCTGAGCGGCTGGCGGGAAGAGCTCGCCTCACCGGTCCCGGTGGCCGCAGGCCGGGACGGCGCGGTGCTCGAGGTGACGCTGCGGTACCGGCTGAAAGGCCACGACCGCCGCGAGGTGACCCGGACCCGCTACCTGACCTTCGCCCGGCGCGGCGGCGCCTGGCGGCTGGTCGGGGACGGCACCGCCCACGGCCTGCGCGACGAGGCCGACATCTGGGATAGCGGCCCGCTCGACGTCGTGCGCGGCGAGCACAGCCTGGTGATCGGCTCCTCTCCCCTGCTGCGGGAGATCGCCGACCGGCTGGATGCGGCCGTGCCCGTCGTCACCGAGGTGCTGGGAGAGCGCTGGGCGCGCCGGGCGGTCGCGCTCGTCCCGGCCGACGACGTGCAGGCCGCCGCGCTGGTGCCCGACGGCGACCCGCTGGGCGATGCGGGGTCCATCGCGGCGCTGGCCGTCTCCGGCGACTCGGGGGAGGACCGCATCGTCATCGCCCCGGGGACGTTCTCCAGGCTCAACGCCCTCGGCCGGAAGGTGGTCCTCACCCACGAGCTGACCCACATCGCCACCGGAGGCGCCCGCGACGGGCGCACTCCCCTGTGGCTGATCGAGGGCCTGGCCGACTACGTGGGCTACCGGGACACGAAGGTGCCGGTCCGCTCGGCGGCGCGGGAACTGCGCGCCGAGGTGACCGCCGGGCACCTGCCGCGGAGGTTGCCCGGCCCCGCGGAGTTCGCCGACGCCGCACGGCTGCCGCAGGCGTATGCGGAGGCGTGGCTGGCCTGCCGCATGATCGCCGACCGGTACGGAGAGGACGCGCTGGTGCGGCTCTACCGTGCCGCCGGTGAACGCTCCCAAGACGCGGCGTTGCGTTCGGTCCTGGGCCTGGACACCGCCGGCCTCACCGCGATGTGGCGGGACTACCTGCACAGGGAGCTGCGATGA
- a CDS encoding M48 family metallopeptidase, producing MTAAGRARAAALITGVVLLAGDGVLLMATTPWEPLPGGGSEPDPARDFSPAELARSAAFDAALNPPAYAGLLTGLAVVLVLGLTPLGARFIGWCTARVPGRALRLAVAVVAVTTLLRLAALPLRIWRESVLRRYGLSVQTWPAWLADQLKSLALAWAIWTVAVLLLYVLARRFPRYWWAGAAAGGFALVVVLSFLYPLLVEPVFNRFHSLPAGPLRTELLAMAARDRVPVTDVLVADASRRTTSLNAYVSGFGSTRRIVVYDTLLKSPPERIKSIVAHELGHAKHNDVLRGTLTGALGVSGGVCLLYLALTSPGLRRRAGLADRTAEPVVCDPRSVALLLAVVSVLTQLSGPVQNLISRRVEARADAHALALTGDAATFVSMQRELALRNLSDLRPNPVEYALWFSHPSVPERIAMARDWARLHGGRAARP from the coding sequence ATGACCGCTGCCGGACGGGCCCGTGCCGCCGCACTGATCACGGGCGTGGTGCTGCTGGCGGGAGACGGCGTCCTGCTGATGGCGACCACGCCGTGGGAACCGCTGCCCGGCGGCGGAAGCGAGCCCGATCCGGCCCGGGACTTCTCCCCCGCCGAACTGGCCCGCTCGGCGGCCTTCGACGCCGCGCTCAACCCGCCGGCGTACGCGGGGCTGCTCACCGGGCTGGCGGTCGTGCTGGTGCTGGGGCTGACCCCGCTGGGGGCGCGCTTCATCGGCTGGTGCACCGCGCGGGTGCCCGGGCGGGCGCTGCGGCTGGCGGTGGCGGTGGTGGCGGTGACGACGCTGCTGCGGCTGGCCGCCCTGCCGCTGCGGATCTGGCGGGAGAGTGTGCTGCGCCGCTACGGCCTGTCGGTCCAGACCTGGCCGGCCTGGCTGGCCGACCAGCTCAAGTCGCTGGCGCTGGCCTGGGCGATCTGGACGGTGGCGGTGCTGCTACTGTACGTCCTGGCCCGGCGTTTTCCGCGTTACTGGTGGGCGGGGGCGGCAGCGGGCGGGTTCGCTCTCGTGGTGGTGCTGTCGTTCCTCTACCCGCTGCTCGTGGAGCCGGTGTTCAACCGGTTCCACTCGCTGCCCGCCGGGCCGCTGCGCACCGAGCTGCTGGCGATGGCCGCGCGGGACCGGGTGCCGGTCACCGACGTCCTGGTGGCCGACGCCTCCCGGCGGACCACCTCGCTGAACGCTTACGTGTCGGGATTCGGCTCCACCCGCCGCATCGTGGTCTACGACACGCTGCTGAAATCGCCGCCCGAGCGGATCAAATCGATCGTCGCCCACGAGCTCGGCCACGCCAAGCACAACGACGTCCTCCGCGGCACGCTCACCGGCGCCCTGGGGGTCTCCGGGGGAGTCTGCCTGCTGTACCTGGCGCTGACCTCGCCCGGGCTGCGCCGCCGGGCGGGGCTGGCCGACCGGACGGCCGAGCCGGTGGTCTGCGACCCGCGCTCGGTGGCGCTGCTGCTGGCCGTGGTCAGCGTGCTGACCCAGCTCAGCGGCCCGGTCCAGAACCTGATCAGCAGGCGGGTGGAGGCGCGGGCCGACGCGCACGCGCTGGCGCTCACCGGCGATGCGGCCACGTTCGTGTCGATGCAGCGCGAGCTGGCGCTGCGGAACCTGTCGGATCTGCGGCCGAACCCGGTGGAGTACGCGCTGTGGTTCAGCCACCCCAGCGTGCCCGAACGCATCGCCATGGCCCGGGACTGGGCCCGCCTGCACGGCGGGCGGGCCGCCCGGCCCTGA
- a CDS encoding L,D-transpeptidase, whose product MKAAPVGLSVVPRNGSGDVLPDTPIVVSAAGGTLQNVTVRARGAEVAGRISDDGSQWRSRWALTPGTRYEVIATALGPDGRTHTVTGTFTTRTVERAVTASVEAPAPGETVGVGMPIIVRFDREITDRAAVERALEVRSSKPVVGAWHWFDGQNVVFRTREHWPAHTRVRLIAHLNGVRAVRDGYATEDLDLKFKIGEAHASVANAKTHRMAVYRDGKKIRDFPISMGRGGVRKYTTTNGHHLTMEKGNPVIMDSSTVGCPPGCPGHYRLTVNWAVRISSSGEYTHSAPWSLHAQGHRNVSHGCINMSPSAARWFYHFSYRGDPFRVVGTNRELEPTNGWGYWQLGWDEWVKGSALKQALSVGPHGSEPVREPLPQAEAPATPAASPSALISPQAGGD is encoded by the coding sequence GTGAAGGCCGCACCGGTCGGCTTAAGCGTCGTCCCGCGCAACGGCAGCGGGGACGTCCTCCCCGACACCCCGATCGTGGTCAGCGCGGCGGGCGGCACCCTGCAGAACGTCACCGTCCGCGCCCGCGGCGCCGAGGTGGCGGGCCGGATCAGCGACGACGGCAGCCAGTGGCGGTCGCGCTGGGCGCTCACCCCGGGCACCCGCTACGAGGTGATCGCCACCGCGCTCGGCCCGGACGGCCGCACCCACACGGTCACCGGCACGTTCACCACCCGCACGGTCGAGCGGGCGGTGACCGCCTCCGTCGAGGCGCCCGCCCCGGGCGAGACGGTGGGTGTGGGAATGCCGATCATCGTGCGGTTCGACCGTGAGATCACCGACCGGGCCGCGGTGGAGCGGGCGCTGGAGGTGCGCTCCAGCAAACCGGTCGTGGGCGCCTGGCACTGGTTCGACGGCCAGAACGTCGTCTTCCGCACCCGCGAGCACTGGCCCGCCCACACCCGGGTGCGGCTGATCGCCCATCTCAACGGGGTCCGCGCGGTCCGCGACGGGTACGCCACCGAAGACCTGGACCTGAAGTTCAAGATCGGCGAGGCCCATGCCAGCGTGGCCAACGCCAAGACCCACCGCATGGCCGTCTACCGGGACGGCAAGAAGATCCGCGACTTCCCGATCAGCATGGGCCGCGGCGGGGTCCGCAAGTACACCACCACCAACGGCCACCATCTGACGATGGAAAAGGGCAACCCGGTGATCATGGACTCCTCCACCGTCGGCTGCCCGCCCGGCTGCCCCGGCCACTACCGCCTGACCGTCAACTGGGCGGTGCGCATCTCCAGCAGCGGCGAGTACACCCACTCGGCGCCCTGGTCGCTGCACGCCCAGGGGCACCGCAACGTCAGTCACGGCTGCATCAACATGAGCCCGTCGGCGGCCCGCTGGTTCTACCACTTCAGCTACCGGGGCGACCCCTTCCGGGTCGTCGGCACCAACCGGGAGCTGGAACCCACCAACGGCTGGGGCTACTGGCAGCTCGGCTGGGACGAGTGGGTGAAGGGCAGCGCGCTCAAGCAGGCCCTGTCGGTCGGCCCGCACGGTTCCGAGCCGGTGCGGGAGCCCTTGCCGCAGGCCGAGGCACCGGCGACCCCGGCGGCCTCCCCGTCGGCGCTGATCTCCCCTCAGGCCGGCGGGGACTGA
- a CDS encoding cytochrome c oxidase subunit 4, with protein MRVQAFMFYGCAIFFLITDIVYWLWSKEWTGTTALALSVGLAGLIGFYIHFTIRRLEKANNGPLYEDDPDGEIVQAAGEVGFFSPHSWWPLFVAASAACITLGLVFGWWLVVFGIAATLLSCIGLVFEYYRGHFQH; from the coding sequence ATGCGCGTTCAGGCATTCATGTTCTACGGGTGCGCGATCTTCTTCCTGATCACTGACATCGTCTACTGGCTGTGGTCCAAGGAGTGGACGGGCACCACCGCGCTGGCCCTGTCGGTCGGCCTGGCCGGGCTGATCGGGTTCTACATCCACTTCACGATCCGGCGCCTGGAGAAGGCCAACAACGGCCCGCTGTATGAGGACGACCCCGACGGGGAGATCGTCCAGGCGGCCGGCGAGGTGGGCTTCTTCAGCCCGCACAGCTGGTGGCCGCTGTTCGTGGCGGCCTCGGCGGCCTGCATCACCCTCGGCCTGGTCTTCGGCTGGTGGCTGGTGGTCTTCGGGATCGCCGCCACGCTGCTGAGCTGCATCGGCCTCGTCTTCGAGTACTACCGGGGTCACTTCCAGCACTGA
- the ctaD gene encoding cytochrome c oxidase subunit I, with amino-acid sequence MTTLSHAPSAPPLAAPRTSKGRLLASWLSSTDHKVIGYLYLITSFIMFLIGGVMAIVMRAELYEPGMQLVSNEQFNQLFTMHGTVMLLMFATPLFAGFANAIMPLQIGAPDVAFPRMNMLAYWLFLFGSLIALSGFLTPGGAASFGWFAYAPLSDAVRTPGVGGDLWVLGLAMSGLGTILGAVNFITTILCMRAPGMTMFRMPIFTWNVLLTSILVLLAFPPLAAALLGLAADRLYGAHVFDSSHGGAILYQHLFWFFGHPEVYIIALPFFGIVTEILPVFSRKPIFGYIGLVGATIAIAGLSVTVWAHHMYVTGQVLLPFFSFMTFLIAVPTGVKFFNWIGTMWRGRLTFETPMLWSLGFLVTFLFGGLTGVILASPPMDFHLSDSYFVVGHFHYVVFGTVVFAMFAGFYFWWPKFTGKMLNEKLGKLQFWMLFIGFHGTFLVQHWLGAAGMPRRYPDYAEEFTALNQVSTIFSILLSLSLLPFFYNIYITAKKGKKVEVDDPWGYGGSLEWATSCPPPRHNFTSIPQIRSERPAFDLHYPYADAKGELAEAGAGTGSEK; translated from the coding sequence GTGACCACGCTCAGCCATGCTCCGAGCGCACCGCCGCTCGCTGCGCCGCGGACGAGCAAGGGGCGCCTGCTGGCGTCCTGGCTGTCCAGCACCGACCACAAGGTGATCGGTTACCTGTACCTGATCACCTCGTTCATCATGTTCCTCATCGGCGGCGTGATGGCCATCGTCATGCGTGCCGAGCTGTATGAGCCCGGCATGCAGCTGGTGAGCAACGAGCAGTTCAACCAGCTGTTCACCATGCATGGCACGGTCATGCTGCTGATGTTCGCCACGCCGCTGTTCGCCGGCTTCGCCAACGCGATCATGCCGCTGCAGATCGGCGCGCCGGACGTGGCGTTCCCGCGGATGAACATGCTGGCCTACTGGCTGTTCCTGTTCGGCAGCCTGATCGCGCTGTCGGGCTTTTTGACCCCCGGCGGCGCGGCCAGCTTCGGGTGGTTCGCCTACGCCCCGCTGTCGGACGCGGTCCGCACCCCCGGCGTCGGCGGCGACCTGTGGGTGCTGGGCCTGGCCATGAGCGGTCTGGGCACCATCCTGGGCGCGGTCAACTTCATCACCACCATCCTGTGCATGCGCGCCCCGGGCATGACGATGTTCCGGATGCCGATCTTCACCTGGAACGTCCTGCTCACCTCGATCCTGGTGCTGCTGGCCTTCCCGCCGCTGGCCGCGGCGCTGCTGGGGCTGGCCGCCGACCGGCTGTACGGGGCGCACGTGTTCGACTCCTCGCACGGCGGGGCGATCCTGTACCAGCACCTGTTCTGGTTCTTCGGCCACCCGGAGGTCTACATCATCGCGCTGCCGTTCTTCGGCATCGTGACCGAGATCCTGCCGGTGTTCAGCCGTAAGCCGATCTTCGGCTACATCGGCCTGGTGGGCGCCACCATCGCCATCGCGGGCCTGTCGGTCACCGTGTGGGCGCACCACATGTACGTGACCGGCCAGGTGCTGCTGCCGTTCTTCTCCTTCATGACGTTCCTCATCGCGGTGCCCACCGGGGTGAAGTTCTTCAACTGGATCGGCACCATGTGGCGCGGCCGGCTGACCTTCGAGACGCCGATGCTGTGGTCGCTGGGCTTCCTGGTGACCTTCCTGTTCGGCGGGCTGACCGGTGTCATCCTGGCCTCCCCGCCGATGGACTTCCACCTGTCGGACTCCTACTTCGTGGTGGGCCACTTCCACTACGTGGTGTTCGGCACCGTGGTGTTCGCGATGTTCGCCGGGTTCTACTTCTGGTGGCCGAAGTTCACCGGCAAGATGCTCAACGAGAAGCTCGGCAAGCTGCAGTTCTGGATGCTGTTCATCGGCTTCCACGGCACCTTCCTCGTGCAGCACTGGCTGGGTGCGGCGGGCATGCCGCGCCGTTACCCCGACTACGCCGAGGAGTTCACCGCCCTGAACCAGGTGTCGACGATCTTCTCGATCCTGCTGTCGCTGTCGCTGCTGCCGTTCTTCTACAACATCTACATCACCGCCAAGAAGGGCAAGAAGGTCGAGGTGGACGACCCCTGGGGGTACGGAGGCTCGCTGGAGTGGGCGACCTCCTGCCCGCCGCCGCGGCACAACTTCACCTCGATCCCGCAGATTCGCTCCGAGCGCCCCGCCTTCGACCTGCACTACCCGTACGCGGATGCCAAGGGCGAGCTGGCGGAGGCCGGGGCCGGCACCGGATCGGAGAAGTGA
- the coxB gene encoding cytochrome c oxidase subunit II, with the protein MTSAGALALLAMTATACSGEAARLGMPEPISDQAERILQLWQGSWIAAFAVGGVVWGLILWAVLFHRKRSDDLPPQVRYNLPIEMLYTAVPFVIIAVLFYFTARDQSYIEKTSDDNVAAVIDVYGFQWSWQFDYKESLAKDAPTVASVVGVPVDPNAASKPQVMIPAGQKVRFRLHSNDVIHSFWVPALLYKKDMIPGYVNEFEITAKKTGLYEGRCAELCGVDHSRMLFQLKVVTPEEYQKFIAESKAAGGTQ; encoded by the coding sequence TTGACCAGTGCCGGCGCGCTGGCCCTGCTGGCGATGACCGCCACCGCGTGCAGTGGCGAGGCGGCCCGCCTTGGCATGCCCGAGCCGATCAGTGACCAGGCCGAGCGCATCCTGCAGCTATGGCAGGGGTCCTGGATCGCCGCGTTCGCGGTCGGTGGCGTCGTCTGGGGTCTGATCCTCTGGGCGGTGCTGTTCCACCGCAAGCGCTCCGACGATCTGCCGCCGCAGGTGCGTTACAACCTGCCCATCGAGATGCTCTACACGGCGGTGCCGTTCGTGATCATCGCGGTGCTGTTCTACTTCACCGCGCGTGATCAGAGCTACATCGAGAAGACGAGCGACGACAACGTCGCCGCCGTGATCGATGTGTACGGCTTCCAGTGGAGCTGGCAGTTCGACTACAAGGAGAGCCTGGCCAAGGACGCCCCGACGGTGGCGTCCGTGGTCGGCGTCCCGGTGGATCCCAACGCCGCCAGCAAGCCGCAGGTGATGATCCCCGCCGGGCAGAAGGTGCGCTTCCGGCTGCACTCCAACGACGTCATCCACTCGTTCTGGGTGCCCGCGCTGCTGTACAAGAAGGACATGATCCCGGGCTACGTCAACGAGTTCGAGATCACGGCCAAGAAGACGGGCCTGTACGAGGGCCGCTGCGCCGAACTGTGCGGCGTGGACCACAGCCGGATGCTGTTCCAGCTGAAGGTGGTCACGCCGGAGGAGTACCAGAAGTTCATCGCTGAGTCCAAGGCGGCCGGAGGAACCCAGTGA
- a CDS encoding cysteine desulfurase family protein: MNGPLSFDDATAAAGPAGAPAGYLDAASGEPLHPAARRALLEALEAGWADPARLYGAARNARLLLERARARVAAVLGVLPDEVFFTSSGTQAVHLAVLGALRARRRVGRHLVVGAVEHSSVLHAAELHEREGGEVTRVGVDRHGRVDPEAFAAALRPDTALACLQTANHEVGTLQPVQEVAQACRAVRVPLFTDAAQSVGRTDLPEGWSLLAASAHKWGGPAGVGLLVIRKNTRWRSPLPADERERRHVPGFENVPAAVAAAAALEAFRAEMADEGPRLSALVDRIREQVPRLVPDVEVVGDPVRRLPHIVTFSCLYVEGEALLTELDRFGFAVSSGSSCTADTLRPSHVLEAMGVITHGNVRVSLPRGTKSPDVDRFLTVLADVVSRLRRDAGMVTG, translated from the coding sequence ATGAACGGGCCGCTCAGCTTCGATGACGCCACCGCCGCGGCGGGGCCGGCGGGCGCGCCCGCCGGCTACCTCGATGCGGCCTCCGGCGAGCCGCTGCACCCGGCGGCGCGCCGGGCGCTGCTGGAGGCGCTGGAGGCGGGCTGGGCCGATCCCGCCCGCCTGTACGGGGCGGCGCGCAACGCCCGGCTGCTGCTGGAGCGGGCGCGCGCCCGCGTGGCCGCGGTGCTGGGCGTGCTGCCCGATGAGGTCTTCTTCACCTCTTCCGGCACCCAGGCGGTGCACCTGGCGGTGCTGGGCGCGCTGCGCGCCCGGCGCCGGGTGGGACGTCACCTGGTGGTCGGGGCGGTGGAGCACTCCAGCGTGCTGCACGCCGCCGAGCTGCACGAGCGGGAGGGCGGCGAGGTCACCCGGGTGGGCGTGGACCGGCACGGCCGGGTCGACCCGGAGGCGTTCGCCGCCGCGCTGCGCCCGGACACCGCGCTGGCCTGCCTGCAGACCGCCAACCACGAGGTGGGCACGCTGCAGCCGGTGCAGGAGGTGGCGCAGGCCTGCCGGGCGGTGCGGGTGCCGCTGTTCACCGACGCCGCCCAGTCGGTGGGGCGGACGGACCTGCCGGAGGGCTGGTCGCTGCTGGCCGCCAGCGCCCACAAGTGGGGCGGGCCCGCCGGGGTGGGGCTGCTGGTGATCCGCAAGAACACCCGGTGGCGTTCGCCGCTGCCGGCCGATGAGCGCGAGCGGCGGCACGTGCCGGGCTTTGAGAACGTGCCCGCGGCGGTGGCGGCCGCCGCGGCGCTGGAGGCGTTCCGGGCGGAGATGGCCGACGAAGGCCCCCGCCTGTCGGCGCTGGTGGACCGGATCCGCGAGCAGGTGCCCCGCCTGGTGCCGGATGTGGAGGTGGTCGGCGACCCGGTGCGGCGGCTGCCGCACATCGTCACCTTCTCCTGCCTGTATGTGGAGGGAGAGGCGCTGCTGACCGAGCTCGACCGGTTCGGGTTCGCGGTCTCCTCCGGCAGCTCCTGCACGGCCGACACCCTGCGTCCCAGCCATGTGCTGGAGGCCATGGGAGTGATTACCCATGGCAATGTGCGGGTATCGCTGCCTCGTGGCACGAAATCCCCCGATGTCGACCGGTTCTTGACGGTGCTTGCGGACGTGGTGAGCCGGCTGCGCCGCGATGCCGGCATGGTCACCGGATGA
- a CDS encoding sulfurtransferase TusA family protein: MVIDALGRKCPIPIIWLAERIREVPIGQVVAVLADDVAARTDVPAWCRMKSQEFIREEPLAQGWAFHIRRCY, encoded by the coding sequence CTGGTGATCGACGCGCTCGGCCGCAAATGCCCCATCCCGATCATCTGGCTGGCCGAGCGGATCCGTGAGGTCCCCATCGGGCAGGTGGTGGCGGTGCTGGCCGACGATGTGGCCGCCCGCACCGACGTGCCGGCCTGGTGCCGGATGAAGTCTCAGGAGTTCATCCGCGAAGAGCCCCTTGCCCAGGGCTGGGCCTTCCACATTCGCCGCTGCTATTAG